A window of Watersipora subatra chromosome 10, tzWatSuba1.1, whole genome shotgun sequence genomic DNA:
ATCATAAATCAACAGCTACTTGAGCAGTGTCATCAAAAGTGAGCTCCTGCCGTGGCATGGCCAGCTAGCTAGTTATCATCACATTACCAAAGCAAATCATTTTGATGTTGGTTTTATGATTGATCAATGGAGGCTGCAGTCAGTGGTATACATACTGATGTATACCACTGACTGATGCAGCTGGCCTCATGCTGTTTTATTTGTGGCATGCATGTCTGCTTTAGCCATTACTCTCAGCCTCCCTCCATTGATAATGTCATTTTATATGCTAGCCATGGACTGTTCGCAGCTATAATGTGCTACATGCCAATTGTTGGCACCCAGCACTCTTGGCCTGTTTGCTTAGTGGTGGCCATTTATTGGAGCAACTAGTATTCATCTGTTCTCCCCATTTCAAATACTCGCTAATCATTAACAATATTCAGGTATACAGCGCTTACGGCTCACCTTGCTATCTGCTAGGGCAAGCAGGCAGCTAGGTGCAAGACTAGTTGATCTTCACTTGATCGACTGAAAAGTAAAATGCCCCCATAATGGTCAAGCTGTGAAAATAGGGGCGACAAGGCCTCGAGAAGAGCGCCAATGTTTTGCGCACGCTTGCTCGCACTTGTCCATCATTTTATCCTCCATCATTCGGGAGATTCGACTGACTAAGAACAATGGCCAATCCTTCTAAATCACTTGATGTCATCACAGTAGGCCTATTGAAACTTCATTGATAATCTTATTGAGtctaaaacataaatttgttTCCATTTTATACAAGCAATGCAATGGTATGAAGTGTGTAGTGTGTGCTCCTATTGTCCAAGAccttattattatcatgatcaCGTATCAATGAAAGCATTGTATGCAATTGTTCTCAATTGTCCGCAATTCAAGAGCCAAGGCTTGCATGTGTGTTTGGATGgtatatatttgtaataatgGCCGCCCTATGCCAACTAGCATAAATAGCACTGCATACAATATCTAGTAGTCTGTCTCAATGAGCTTTAGAGGTGTTCCCATCACATCTCGAGTCATTCATTTGAACACGCCGTTTAATCTTACACTGTCAGTATCAGTCAAGACgttgaatttaaaataaaatagaatatcACTGTTTGGGCTGTCAGGGGACAAAATGCTTGTCAGATACGACGTATTCTGACGATCTGACAACTGACAAATCTTTTAACTGATTCTGCCCAATAATCAGCTGCATTGTTAAACAGTGAAATGAGATCCTCAAAGCCACTTGATATTTGGGCATTAGGCGCTGTGTTGCTGCTCTGACACCGGATGTAAACTAGAATGCACCATTCATCCGGCACAATGGCGTAAATTCCAAACACCAGTTGTGGCATTCATTCAACAGTGATGTTGTTTTGATGAATGGCCGTTAGGAAAGTTCACTCCACCCTCATTCCGCCATCAGCTATTGAGCATAATAATATCTACTCACTATTAATGCACAGCGTGCTCCATGAACAGCCTCATGAATTTCTGTCCTCAAAACCGCCATCTGGCACCTCTACGGGTCCATTAATCTTCACAACAGTTGAATGACTATATCTGTTTAATGCATAATTTGttgtataattccattgctGGTGAATAGCCTGAGTGAATTGTAAATGATAGCAGTAGCTCTTTGAACTGTGTTATACCTTGTCTTCATCCCAGAAATATGCAAATGTTGATATCTCGAACAATATCagattttaatttataaaattgaCAACATATCTTTTTtgaaaaaggaaaaatgttACTTGTTGTTTTATTGATCTTTCTCAAACTGAGATGAGGTCAAGGTCAAGGTATTgtcattgtataaaataaattttagcgaATCTCTTGCTAGTTCCTGTAGCCTTTCTAAATCAACTAGCTTCTACATAGATTTCATTTCTACATCTGAAACTTGCCTAAACAATTGCAATGCGTCTCTGTCTAACCAATTTATATCCGGTGAACAGCTAATGAGAAAACACATGGTCAAGTTTATTTTGGAGAACTcaattgatgtatttatttattgagATATTGGTCCCCATGGAAAAGTAGGTTTATTCACAGtggaataatatattttatgctgCCCCATTTAAGGGTTGTTCATAAATTCGTTTGGACAATGTAAAAGATCCTGAAACTGTCCAAGATTAGGATAGTAAAAGGTAGGTGATTCGTATTAAACGGGATTGGGTAAATAGGTGAAAACGGTGATGGTAAGTAGAGCATCTGTTTCCCAACAAACAACATGACAAAAGTTTGTATGGTTAATTGGAGCCAGATGACTACATATCCTTACCTGGCGTAGCCTCGCAAATCCATGATCAATGGCCCATGATGGCTAGTGGTGGCCTATAACGGTACCGCAAACTAATTGGGAACAGGGATATCTACTCTTCATTTGTTGTGACAGGTTATTTACTTGATTCCTTTACGTCGTATGGTATTGTGACTGAGCAGTTAGCACGGCCTTAGCGAACTGATAGCCGCTGATGACAACTGGCTTCATAAATCGCTTGATGGATTTATATGAAAGAATGACTGAAGACACGACTAGCAGCTGTTCTCCGTAATCAATCATCGGTAAAGGGGTACCATGAGAATAAGAGTGACACCTCGTTTGGCAACACTGTCAGAATGTAACGTAGAATCTCTACTATTATTGGCAAGGGAAACCACGCAGGATATGCATATAATAAGTGTTAATGCTATGGCATTACTGTAATGAAGCACTCTCATTGCAGTATTTTAGTAGCTCTGGTCAAGGGATAATGCGTAAGCTCGCGGTGTGCTGCTGTGTGCTGCGTGCGTAGCCGGCTCCAGCTATCTTCAAACCAACAAACAGCTGTGAATGCAAAACATTAGTGAAATCCTAATTAGCATTCTATTAAACAAATAGAGTAAAACAAAAACTGttgatgctaatatttttcttCCTATGGAACCGAGTGAACAAACCATTTTAAAGTGTTCTTTAGTGCGCATAGAATTGTAGAGAATTGACATCCATGTCTAGTGATGAATGCATTACCATTGGCTGCTTGTTTAATATGACTGTCTACCCCGGCAAGAGTCCCCTTAAATTTTTAGTTTACCAGGAATATAGCTCAAACATTAGCAATTATATCTTGTAGTATCTTCTATGTCCAGCAATACCAAATGGCTTTCCGTATTGTCTAAGCTTTACATTGCTGAAATGTTGACATATAAGCTCTATTGTCAACTGGCTCCAACAGAAGATGATAATCACTCACCGTGATTGGCTATACAGACATACGAGTCATTTGAGTCCAGTTGAGCAGCGTGATAACTGGCAATCGGCTCTAGTCTGAGAGGGGAATGACCAGGGCCTCAAATTTAAAATGGTCAAAAACATGCCAGGCCTACAAGTTGTTCGGTCAATTAGTGATCTAGAAATCAACTTTTAGGAAATACTTGTCAAACACTTTGATGAACTGAGAGAGGAACATAGAAATCGTATTTGTTCTCCATGCAGGCCAAAAAGAAGGCTAGCCAAAAAGAGCGCTACAACACTCACTGACTACACTCCGCTGACTACACTCGATGACTACACTCGGCACAATTTTAGCCAAGCTAAATTAGTCAGTGTTTACTTAGTGTCCCAGGATCAGCTTTACAATGAGCACCTGCATTATGTTAACAAGTTTGTTTGTTATCAAGGCTTTTGTTTGTTTATCAAGATTTAGATCAAGAGCTCAAaatttattctctcaaaaaaTGTATTCAGGAAACTCAAACTTGGCGTTGAATGAAGCGTCAGTCGCAGTGACTGACAGCTTGCGCAGGTGTTCATCTACTTATTTTAATGTCCACTACACAATGTTTATGCTTTGAAGGAACAACCCTCTTCACTGCTTTACCCTCAGCCAGTATTGATCACATATTACCCATTTTATTGTTTGTGTGAAAAACTTCACATAGACGCTAGTTTTCATTTATACCCAACCTATTCAGGTAATCCAACtcatatatttttacatacaaaCTTACCATGGAAACAGCATTAGTCGAACAGCTTTATAATAACAAATTGGATTGCTATATTATGATTTTATAGTTTAGGCTTTAGCTGATATTTGACTTGTCGTTTAGTGGAATTACAATGTGACACCAGAAAAAAATTCATGTTTCTGTTGGTAGTGATGTCGattcattttcaaaaatattcatGCAATGTATTTTTCATAGGGAGATTGGTTCATATAAAACATTATGAGTGGCATGCTGTCAAGATAATGATATTTAGATATAATGATCTCATGGAAAGGCTCTGTAAGTTACACACAAAAATGATGATGAGTATTTTAGGGCCTATTCTTAACTGAATCAATTAAAGACCCATCTTGTCAGAGCCCTTTCTTATGAGATGAATTTGTTGTGTTGAATCTTCTAAAGATTCTGTAACCATCTCAACCAGTCTTGCAGATGTTGGAATTCATAGTCATTATTTATTTCTGTCACCTGACTTCCAGCTATTCCTAGATTATTCCATTGGTGAGCCACTTTTTCTTACAGTAACTGCTACGACCTTCTGTTTTCTCATCTGTTGCAGGAATGCACCAATCTAGAGAGGTCTGTATGTAAATGGATGAAGACAGTACTCCACCACCACCCCTTCCAGATCGACCCGGACGTGTTGTTCGAATACAAGGCATCGATAGTATCAGATCCGAGTCTACACCAAATGAATATGTCGACACAAACACTATTTCCACTTCACAAAAGCCACCACAACGTCCAGCCAAACAGCATAAACCTGACAAACCAGTTCTCAAATCAAAGGTTAATCATATCAAGAATATGGAACATCGTGAGAACGTGAGAAATGAAATTCGCGAGCAATTGCAGGGGTGCAAAAAAGAACCTTCATGTACAAAAAGCCTCCAGTCTCCAAAAGTTCCACCACGCAGCGAACGACCGCCACCGGTGCCGCCAAGAGATCGGCGAGTAGTATGTTCAGACAGATTACCCAGTCGCCCAGCGGTCACACGCTCGAATAGTAATCAGCCTAGCTGGAAGTGTAATACAAGTCCTTCTAGACTAGAGAACTCTTCTAGTTCGTTAAGTAAGAGTAAATCCCTATTACCCGCCACAGTATTAATCATAACAGAAGAATCAAGATTTCCACAATTTTCAACTCGCTCACTTCGTCGTGATAAAGGTGTGAAGGATTCTCCTACAAATGCACCTCAACCAGTCACTCAGCAACCTGCAGCATCGAACATTATGTTGACTCTGGGTGAGACTGGCAATATAAGCAATTCGATCATCTGCCGTGAATGCGGACAGTGTCGTTGCACTGATTGTACTGGGCAACGCAAACTTCCAGAGCGGTGGCTCTGCGAAGGGAATTGTCGATGCAGTGCGGACAGTGTTGTAGATGTGTTATCATGCATGTGCTGTGTAAAAAGTTGCTTTAAAACTATCATTGACAATCCCGATGACACGAGAGTGCATCCTTGTTCCTGTACTGAATCACCAAAATGTTTAACAAGGTGGTCAGCACTGGCAGCCCTAAGTTTATGTCTTCCGTGTTTATGTTGCTACGGTCCGATGCAACTGGGTGTTAAGGCTGCGACAGCGTGCTACAATTGCAGGAAACGGGGTTGCAACTGTGATCAGAGTTGAAGTTCGGCAAGGCTGTCTTGTCTGAGCCATTGCCACAATGGACTTCAAATTTTGCTCTTCTATGAAAAGCCCCAAACTAATCACCATGTTGTTTTATACTCTTGACCGGGATTATGTACTAAACAAATGGAGATTGCCTAATTATAACTAATCACACATGGACAGACCGTATATGACAAGCTGCCAAGCAAGCCAGGCAAGCCAGGCACACTCAATCAGGAGCTAGAAGTATTTGACGAACATCTCCTCACCTTATTTAACTATAGAATAATTTACTAACATCTCCAGCTATTTCTCATACACAGCGGCAATGCTACATCCTACATCCGTGTTAGAGGATGCCCAGCAAGGAATATGGCTAGTCAGTAGCAAGTGATGCCATGAAAACAGTGAATGACTAAAAACCATTGATATATTTTGTTTGATTTGCCAGTTTCTCATAATACTAGTACTCGGATCCTACTGGTATATATTTTTGGCGAGTTTGTGGTAAAGTTTTACTGGTTTTGTGAAAGCCGTAACCAAACCTACATTACAGTCTAAGCAGCAATAAAAGGCTTTCATCAAAGGATTTGTCTTGGTTATTTTGAAAGAGATTGCCACTAGTACAATATTAGCTAATAGCTTTGCATTAGGTAGCTATCCCACCTCGGGCTCACCTCACAACCACTCCTAGAAAATGTGATAGGCTGAGCTTTATTAATCATTCATTGACAAATCCCGCTAGTACTGGTAAGGCATCTCCATACTCTGACTGAATGAATACATTACACTGAGCTAAAAATAGCTAGAACGATCAATCACTACCCAGTCTGCTCGTGGTGAGACTGCGATCGCTTGTCATGTATGCTTCCTTTCAGGCCATAAATTTCTTGGGTGTCTACTCAACCATAATAAGCTTTCAAGTATTCAAATGCTCTGCATAAAATTGATAGTCTTTACTCTTCAATAGTTCACCCTCTATTTTTATACAATAGGTTTAAATGCAACTGTATCGCTCTTGTCCCATAAATTTTCATGATTACTAGCATAGCCGTGTGTGTTAATATTTATGTCATCGATAAATGCAGCTGCATAGCAGTGACAGGAAATAAAGCTTGCAATAACAGTCCATCCTAATTATTGGCATTCCCATACTGGCCATTATTGGAAAGTGGTTGTTTACTAACCACTATATCCATGATTAAAAATTGGCCTTTACAGATCATTCAATGTACGCACCGCATGTGTTTAAGGCAATGAATTAAATGtcatttcaatttaaaaacGAAAAAGTAGAATGTGAATGTATGGTGATAAACATCTGAGCTGAATAATAATAGTGTACTATTTAGCCAAAGAATTTTGAACTCGTCAGCTGAATACTATATTGGCAAGTTAAGAAAAATTCGGGTTACAAATGATCTTCTCCTATGACATGGAGATGCACTCACAAGTACTTTTTCCAAGAAATAACGCGGGGCGTATCtatgaaatatattattgactcaAAAGCCTACTTAGTATGGTACATATCAAGAATAGATCCGGTATATTGCCTCGATGACTATGTTGGCTAATGGCTCTCTTCGTTCCTTTGCCTCCAAGGTTTCCTATTCACAATCTGTTGATAAGTTTTTACCACGTCTGAGCCGTTCAATTTAAGCTACTTTCGTAGCACAGATATCGCCTGTGtcactaaaaaattaaacatggcACACTTGGACCACAAACTGGTATCGGCTCAAATAAGAGAAGTAAAAGAGCTCGTCGTTAAATTTCCAGAAAGCTGCTGTGACGGGGCAGCTACTCTACATGTCATATGAAACTAAATGGCTCTGGCAATAATACCTAAGTGACTGCCTCGGTGTCTACCTAGGTGTAGGTGAGACATACTGGCTTGTCCGTGGTTATCAAGAAAATAAACATGCCAAACTGATGGAGCATGCACTAGGCAGATGCAATGGCAATATTAGCTAGTTGTACTAGTATACTAGCAATTACCGAGCACAGCAGCTCATTTTTATCGTAGTTCCTCGTAACCAGTCCTGACTTTTCAGGTTCAGCAAACTGTGGTGTCTCTTCTATTGGCTTCTAAATTAGACCAACTAGATTAGATTTGAAGACGCGCTTTCAACCTATTCAGCTGGTTATCAACTAGACCCCCTCCTATACACCGGGTACAAGAGGGAGTCTAGTTGTTTCAAATGGCAAAGCATCTGAGAGTTGATTAATTAGCAAAACACACCGAGTGGCTTTTTAGCGATTGAGCTTTACACCAACACAGGCAGAGTGTCTTGCGAAGGAAAGAAATGATTGATATGTGGTTAGAAAACTTGGCAAATAGCCAAAGATTTCAAAGTTCTAAACGAAATCGCCATTCAACCACAAAATCCTATTGAAAAACATTTGTTCTGACTCCCAATAGATCAGCACAGCAGTTTACCAAGTTCAATAGTTGGTATTGTACTACATTACTTGATGGCTATCAACAGTAAAGTAGTAATACAAAACATTGTAAATATGGAGCTGGCACTATTTCATAGTCTAAGTTAGCTGTGCTAAACTGAATATCGTTCAACTCTACTGAACTGTGCAAGCACTTGCTAAGCACTTACGCATGCTAATCAAATGGATGATAGACTTCTTCCGTTCTTAACCAGAAAGCATTACAGGAAAGGCTGAAAGAAATTTACAACTTTGAATTAGAGAACAGGATTTCTTAGTTTAGTTTAGAATTGGATGAGAAATAGGTCTATTGAAAGATATCAAGGGTGGTTTATCAAATTGTGGTTTATGCCAAACCTAAATTCAGATCTGCCTCCCTTCGTCATTATTTTTCGCTATGATATATTCAGCTGGTACCTGCAATGCCGTTTCACTGTTACAAATACATTAGCTAACACAATCTGAAAATATTAGGCTGTTCCCATATTTTTAATGTTGCTCAAATGAACAATTTGGCCTTTTACGTCTGTGTTGTACTAAAATGACTCGCAAAGGTATAAATTATGTAATAACAAATTTCGCTGACTTTATAAACATTATCTATAATGATCGTCAGCGATAGATAATTGTCCACAACTTATTAAGCATTGGGTACTTGAGGAGATCATGACAAAGTGCCCCCAATTATGTCTATggtaaatttacttttttaataATCTTAAACAATCAATCATGAAATGTTTTAACAGACCTTGACTATAAAAGATAATGTGCAAATGATACATTGTCAATCGATTATGTTTCTAGAGGGCTGAATTGATAGCCAGCTACGTAACGCTAAACAAAATAACCCATGGTTGACATTGGCCGGCACTTGACATTGGTCGGTACTTGGCATTGGCCGGCACATGGCATTGACCGGCACATGGCATTGACCAGCACATGGCATTGACCAGCACTACAGCATAAAACTATCCACGAAAAAAATGCTGAGATTTAAGATAAAGTTTTGCCTTTTAACACCTTCAACAAAATCGTCAGACTTAGTCATTGTCACATCTTCTTTAAGCCTGCAGTTCTTGTTGTAAAAAGTTAAAACTGCCTGAAGCGGTTTATAGCCGTGTACGAAGCAGGCGTTGGTTAACCCTTTGACCGGGTATAAGcccccccaaaaacaaccgagactcgtgtaatttattttcgaaaattcaaaaaaatcgatattttatgaacatgcatagctcaaatcttaaatttagttcaatgaacaaaattttttgtacatatacattcattcacatatctactactcaaaaaaaattacaaccatgtgcaattgtccctgtatgaaatgcttggaagcatctttttcggtagagtcaaacgctataacgtagccgtgcgagccaccataacgatcgttttctctgaatattccaagtatattaaaagtcctaaaaagtttacatcacttctatcatttgaattaattttattctgatcagacaaaaaatcactaacgatcgcaggatacaataatcttttattttactgttttgaaagtcgagccgatgttgactggtttttccaacttttaatcttttccaaggaatcgcgatttgtttagcttttagcacaaagcaacgcctctcagataatcgtttcatattgtaaatcaatgACTgctatcttgttgatgatatttaaaacttactagtgttcatatcctttgtttaacgttactagacgacagctttataaacgtctaccgaaatagacataaatgtcgtttccccacgcaaccggtaaacgacattctggtcgtttcccctgtcaaagggttaaaacaTAAACAGACCAACAAAAGTTGATACTTGTGACAATGAGCAGTAGATTTTTTAGCTATAAATCCAGTATGTACTGTCATTTACGGTGGAGCTTAGGCCTTATTCGGAGCATAAGATTCAACTTTGATTTCCTCCATTTAATACGCAGACTATCATGGATGTTAATGTGTTTACTCGCAAAACAACTTCTGCTGCTAAGTTCCGAGAATGCATTTGCGATGGCTGATATCAAAGTTGAATTGGAAGCGCAATGCAAATAGTGATAGCGCAACCAATTATAGCCAACTCAAATATCGGAAACAACATAACTAGGTAAAACAGCATTATAACAAATTTGCTGAAGCAAATGAATGCAAACAGACGGAGTTTACTTATACCACGCAGGCAGTAATCAGTCCATTGCACTGCATGACACCGGTACAGACGAATCATCACCAGCACTATTTTGAAAAGCATTTCAAGAGCTTAAAAGGAATCTATAGACCAGTTCACATAATTCACCGGCATTCGTGCTGTTTGATCAGTCTTGTTTATCCTGAACAGGATGAGCGGTCCTCAGCGCAAATACCCGCAGCATTCTTCAAATTTTCTCCAATTATGCCAGAAAAATTAAGGATTTGAAAACTTCATCATTATCCTAGTAATTAAATGTTTATGGGACTGATTTCAGATAAACGGAATACATGTTGGCAAAGTGAATGTCATTGCACTGTGTATGAGTTTCAGCGCCGATGTGAAGTCACCTTGgacatacatttttattcgCAGGCTTACTATTAGCTTCGACCACAGGCTTCCAACCCAATTGacgaaatttaaagtttttattagctGTTATTTCTACGTGAGGGGCTACAGAGGTGGCTGCTTGAATCCTGCATGCAGTATTAACTGCATTTTTGGTCGCTTGGTAGAAGATAGCAAACTAAAGCAATAAATAAAACCGGATGTATTGTTCCCACAAAAATCATAA
This region includes:
- the LOC137405860 gene encoding protein sprouty homolog 2-like produces the protein MDEDSTPPPPLPDRPGRVVRIQGIDSIRSESTPNEYVDTNTISTSQKPPQRPAKQHKPDKPVLKSKVNHIKNMEHRENVRNEIREQLQGCKKEPSCTKSLQSPKVPPRSERPPPVPPRDRRVVCSDRLPSRPAVTRSNSNQPSWKCNTSPSRLENSSSSLSKSKSLLPATVLIITEESRFPQFSTRSLRRDKGVKDSPTNAPQPVTQQPAASNIMLTLGETGNISNSIICRECGQCRCTDCTGQRKLPERWLCEGNCRCSADSVVDVLSCMCCVKSCFKTIIDNPDDTRVHPCSCTESPKCLTRWSALAALSLCLPCLCCYGPMQLGVKAATACYNCRKRGCNCDQS